In Candidatus Neomarinimicrobiota bacterium, the genomic window TCCGGGTCATAATGATGGAACAGGATCATTCCTTCGCCAACACAATAGCGGAGATTACCTGAACCGACATTGTCAAAGTTCAGGACATAGGTATTCTCAAGATCAAGATCGTCCCCGTAGCGCTTCACGAATCCTCTGGCGCCGTACATCCCCTCTTCCTCGCAACCTGTGGCAATGATCCGGATGTTGCTGTTCTGCAATGGATGATCCGCGAAGTGCTTGGCCAAGGCGAGAATAGCGGTAACGCCGCTCCCGTTATCATTGGCGCCATTCACATGTCTGTGGAATAATTCACGATGGAACAGCATGAGGATACTTCCGCCCAGATAAGCAGCCATGATCCACGCTGCCACTTTGAGCCAGACGCCCCCTTCTACAAATTCGCCGAGAACGGCTACCGCGGGAGAAGCGAACACGAGTATTGTATTGATAATAAAAGACTGACGGAAGTTTTTTACCATGGCAGGATGATAAAGGTGCGAGGCCCGCGCCGAATCGTAATGGGCCATGAGGTAGATGGTCTTTTTCTTGTCAGACTTTCCCCTCTCACCCATCACATTTTGAGACGGCTTCTTCGGGATCAACATGCCGGTGAGAGTTGTACGGCCGTCGAAATAGCGGAAGAAAGACCAAGCACCCAGCAGGCACAAAACTGCTCCTATGATCGGTTCAGCCGGTGCAACGATCAGACCCGCCGTCACCATCGAGGCAAAGATAATGATTTCCCACGCGTAGGTGGGCGGAGACATGAAAGGGTCCACGTGAACACCATATCCAAATTCTTTCAGCCTCGCTTCTATGAATCCGGCTGCTGTCCGTTCGTTGTCTGTGGTAGCGCCCCGGTGCGGAAGGGAGACTAGCTCGGTAAGAAGTTCCTTGATGAGTTCCATATGAGGATTCTCTTAGTTGAAGGTGGCAAAATATAGAAAGGATAGGGGGAAGGGACAATAAAGGAGCTTTCAGCTTTACCTCAGAGACCTTTTCATCCCGCCGTGCTGAAAGGTAATTCCGTCATTTGTAATCATAGACAACTTTTCCACCGTCACCAGCGTGTGACCGAAGTCGTCCTCCACCTTTCCCGTAATGATATAAGGCCCGCGACTGCGAATGAGGCAGCTGTATTTCCGATAGGCTTTTGGGAACAGCACCGCCTCGTACGTGCCAGTGAGGTCTTCGCATGAGAGTAATTGCATCATCTCCCCCGGTTTGGTTTTTGTGCGGCGGGTGGTAACCATCCACCCCACCAAGGTAACATTCTGGCCAATCTGCTTGTGGATCTCCCGGGCGTAAACGAACGGACCCACCTTTGCCACATGTTCCCGAAGCGCTCCCCTCCAGATCCACAACGGATGCTTCTCTACGGTCAGTTCCATCAGCTCCAGTTCATCCCGGAGTTTCTTCTCCAAGGGATAGTCCACCATGGGAACCGGATCTGACCGTACTTTCACCACATCGGGAAACATCCCCTCCTCGCTGTGCTTAGTGTTATCATAAAACAGTCTCAGCCGCCAGAGATGCTGGGGGCGGGTGTATCCAAATGAATCAAAGGCGCCGCACCGGATGAGAGTTTCCGCCTCCCGGTAAGCCGGCTTCACGCGGATGCAGAAGTCCTCTAACGATTCGAAAATGCGTTCGTCCCGTTTCTCCAGCAACTCTGTGAGCATCGCCTGTGTGAGTCCCTTCACCTGAAGAAGGCCGATCCGGAGCCACGGTGGTGCCACATCCTCTGCCGTAAAGTGTAGCTCTGTCTTATTCACATCCGGTGGCTGAATGGTAATGCCCAGCCGGCGAGCCTCCTCCAGATAACATGACGTATGATAGAAGCCGCCGTAGTTAGACATGGTCACCGCCAGGAACTCCGCCGGTGAGTGCGCTTTCAGCCAGGCCGACTGCATCGAAATCACTGAATAGGCCGCCGAGTGAGCCTTGCAGAAAGCGTAGCCGGAAAAGGCTTCCATCTGCCGCCAGATCTCCAGCGCCGCCTCCACATTCACCCCCAGCTTCACCGCATCCCGGATAAAGCGGTCGCGGTGCTTCATGAACGGCTCCTCCACCCGTTTGCCGCTCATGGAGCGGCGCAGCTTATCCGACGTCGCCAGACTCCAGCCCGCAACGGCCTGCGCCACCTTGATCACATCCTCCTGATAGAGCATGACGCCGTAGGTTTCCTTCAGCAGTTCCGTCAGGGCGGGATGTACGGTCTCCACTGCTTCTTTGCCGTGGTGGCGTTTCACGAAATGCCGCAACATCCCAGAATCGGCGGGGCCGGGACGGATGACCGAACTGGCGGCTGTGATCATCTCGAAGGAATCGACTCTCAGTTTTTTCAGCAGTCCCCGCAT contains:
- a CDS encoding M20/M25/M40 family metallo-hydrolase, translating into MELIKELLTELVSLPHRGATTDNERTAAGFIEARLKEFGYGVHVDPFMSPPTYAWEIIIFASMVTAGLIVAPAEPIIGAVLCLLGAWSFFRYFDGRTTLTGMLIPKKPSQNVMGERGKSDKKKTIYLMAHYDSARASHLYHPAMVKNFRQSFIINTILVFASPAVAVLGEFVEGGVWLKVAAWIMAAYLGGSILMLFHRELFHRHVNGANDNGSGVTAILALAKHFADHPLQNSNIRIIATGCEEEGMYGARGFVKRYGDDLDLENTYVLNFDNVGSGNLRYCVGEGMILFHHYDPELVAKAASVAESRFSDVKPLRYTLAYFDALALLQQKVKTMTFIALDENNRIPNWHWYTDTIENIEWPVIERTVDYGIAMVQAIDREV
- a CDS encoding DNA polymerase III subunit alpha; the protein is MSNASADLLVKVCHGALPKRYDPITTEVLKRLTYELDIIIEMGYADYFLIVWDIVQWANKRGIATVGRGSAAGSMVSYLLSITPVDPMEHNLIFERFLNPDREEPPDIDVDLCWKRRDEVIEYVYERYGKERVAMISTFNTYRMRGAVRDVARAVGLSEREINRVVRELPLRYEPEGPENRRTGEKGEDSRYREIFELARKLMDRPRHMGIHCGGIVIAPDKITKFVPLQPSAKGPVVTQFDMHGVEKMGLVKIDLLGQRSLTVVAEMAEMLKRKYGVNFDPHTMPRMDDRTKALIRSGQTMGVFQIESPGMRGLLKKLRVDSFEMITAASSVIRPGPADSGMLRHFVKRHHGKEAVETVHPALTELLKETYGVMLYQEDVIKVAQAVAGWSLATSDKLRRSMSGKRVEEPFMKHRDRFIRDAVKLGVNVEAALEIWRQMEAFSGYAFCKAHSAAYSVISMQSAWLKAHSPAEFLAVTMSNYGGFYHTSCYLEEARRLGITIQPPDVNKTELHFTAEDVAPPWLRIGLLQVKGLTQAMLTELLEKRDERIFESLEDFCIRVKPAYREAETLIRCGAFDSFGYTRPQHLWRLRLFYDNTKHSEEGMFPDVVKVRSDPVPMVDYPLEKKLRDELELMELTVEKHPLWIWRGALREHVAKVGPFVYAREIHKQIGQNVTLVGWMVTTRRTKTKPGEMMQLLSCEDLTGTYEAVLFPKAYRKYSCLIRSRGPYIITGKVEDDFGHTLVTVEKLSMITNDGITFQHGGMKRSLR